The Bacillus sp. B-jedd sequence AAAAAATCACTGTTTAGTCCAGGGAAAAACCACGGTAGTAACCGACACCCATTAACTGGGCAAAATGAAAGACTGCAAAAACACAAACGGTCCTTAACGAAGGAGTTTGGTTTTTGCAGTCTTTTGATCTAATTTGCAGAATTAAAAAGCCCGGCTCCTTTCCAAGAGTGAAAAGGGAATAAGATTGCTTAAAGACAAGTTTAAACGGTATAAACCCCTTCACAGGTGCCGGCTTGAGGTTCATAATAACAGTGGTTTTTGAATTGGCCGGCGAAAGGCTGGTCATACCATGTTGGGGGGCAGGGGGCATATGGATTGAAATACCATAGGGCATATTTCCCCGGGTGTTTCCTCCAAAAGTCCAAATTCTGCCTCGCTAATCTCTTTTCAACATCCCTTGCTCTTTGGTAAAACACATTCCCTTTTTGCACGGCTTCAAAGGAGTAATTTCCTCCCTGTACCTGAAAAATGACTTGGGGAATGCTCCTTAACCCTTTAAAGTCTAAACAATTTGATACTAAACGGTTTACAATGACATTTCCGACATAAAGCATCCCGAGTTTTCCTTCACCCTCAGCCTCCGCTCTCATCATCCTTGCCATCAAGGAAATGTCCGAATCCCGATACTTTGCTCTTGCCATAATCTCACCTCAACATACTGTATGTATGAATGCCTATGTTGGTGTAGGCTTTTCTGATGATAAGCCAAGTACATCCGAGGGCTCTTTTTGCAAAAAAACTGGCTATTTCCTGCCAGGAAAGGGTTCAAATCCCTATTCTTTCGTGTGCGCAAAGACAGCGCAAGAATAGAAAAAGTATGTTATAATTTTGTGGGTGCAAATAGATATATCTATATAATAGTGAAAGTATATGAACAGAAAGGGACGTGACAGAATGAGTAACGGAATTTTCAACTTGCCTACAGCTAAGAATGAGCCTGGCAATACGTATGCTCCAGGCACAAAAGAAAGAGAATCTTTAAAAGCGGAATTAAAGCGCCAATCAGAAAAGGTCGTAGAAATCCCTGTCATTATTAATGGGGAAGATATTAAGACAGATACGGTGAAGAAAGTAATTATGCCGCATGATCATCAGCATGTATTGGCTAACTTCCACCAAGCCGGCGAAAAAGAACTGCGCGATGCAATCGAAGCCGCAATGGCCGCGAAGGAAGCATGGGCAAATATGCCATGGGAACACCGCGCCGCTATTTTCCTGAAAGCAGCTGATTTAATTTCCGGTCCATACCGTGATGTCATGAATGCTGCAACGATGCTTGGCCAATCCAAGACAGCTTTCCAGTCTGAAATTGATGCCGCTCAGGAATTAATAGACTTCCTGCGTTTTGGCGTTGACTGTGCGAACCAAATCTATCAAATCCAGCCTGACAGCATGAAGAATATTTGGAACCGTACGGATTACCGCCCATTGGACGGTTTCGTACTGGCGATTTCTCCATTTAACTTCACTGCGATCGGTGGAAACCTGCCGGCAGCTCCAGCAATGATGGGGAACGTAGTCGTTTGGAAACCAGCTACAACTTCTGTTCTGGCAAACTACTACTTTATGAGGATTTTGGAAGAAGCAGGATTGCCTAAAGGCGTTATTAACTTTGTGCCTTCCCGCGGCTCCCAAGTATCTGAAATCGTTCTGACAGACCCTCGTATGTCTGGATTCCACTTCACTGGATCAACAGATACGTTCAATACAATCTGGAAGACAGTCGGCGAAAACATTTCGAAATATCA is a genomic window containing:
- a CDS encoding cell wall hydrolase yields the protein MARAKYRDSDISLMARMMRAEAEGEGKLGMLYVGNVIVNRLVSNCLDFKGLRSIPQVIFQVQGGNYSFEAVQKGNVFYQRARDVEKRLARQNLDFWRKHPGKYALWYFNPYAPCPPTWYDQPFAGQFKNHCYYEPQAGTCEGVYTV
- the pruA gene encoding L-glutamate gamma-semialdehyde dehydrogenase; the protein is MSNGIFNLPTAKNEPGNTYAPGTKERESLKAELKRQSEKVVEIPVIINGEDIKTDTVKKVIMPHDHQHVLANFHQAGEKELRDAIEAAMAAKEAWANMPWEHRAAIFLKAADLISGPYRDVMNAATMLGQSKTAFQSEIDAAQELIDFLRFGVDCANQIYQIQPDSMKNIWNRTDYRPLDGFVLAISPFNFTAIGGNLPAAPAMMGNVVVWKPATTSVLANYYFMRILEEAGLPKGVINFVPSRGSQVSEIVLTDPRMSGFHFTGSTDTFNTIWKTVGENISKYQSYPRLVGETGGKDFVFAHETAQADKVAAALVRGAFEYQGQKCSAASRAYIPASMWEEVKAGLIEETAKLKVGDVRDFRNFMGAVIDKPAFDSITSYIDYAADSKEAEIIAGGTYDDSVGYFVQPTIIVTTNPNFKTMVEEIFGPVLTIYVYENDKLEETLDSIDSASMYALTGAIFAQDRQVIMHLERRLSGAAGNFYINDKPTGAMVNQQPFGGSRGSGTNDKAGSIFNMIRWTSPRVIKENFVPTTDITYPFMDEE